The region TGTCGTTTTAACAGTAGCTTTTTTTGGTCACTTAAGGCTTGTACAAAACTAAACTCATTAGAATAAATTAAGTCTTTTATTTGAGTAAGGCTAAAGTCTAATTCACGATAAATAATAATTTGTTTAAGTAATGCAAGGTGTTTTTGAGTATATTCACGGTAGTGATTATCAATCCGTCGATGTGGTTTTAATAAATTAACCTTGTCGTAATAATGGAGTGTACGAATAGTAACTCCAGTTATTGCACTTAACTTACTTACACTATAAATTTTATTATCTAACATAAACTTCCAATTACTAACGGTTAATGACAAATAGAATTATCAACTATTACGTAAGGTAAGAGTCAAGCGGGATTTATCCGTTTGAACGCCTGTTAGCATACGTAGACACTAGCGCTGATTTAATGCTGCGACAGCCAAATCTGACGACTTTAATGATGCCACCCATTATTATTTCACTTTCTAGGCTAAATATCCTCTGATCATATAATTAGCTCACCTTATTGATACACATTACCTACAAAAACACTTTGAGGTGTAAATTCGTTACTCATTATAAAAATATCGATTATGTTACCTGTAAACAGGCAACAAACATGCCGAAAAAAAGTTCGGTTTGAGTTTATGCATTATGGTTATGTGGCTAAACGATTTTACTAAGCACTATCCAACCATCGTCGACAGTTAGCTGCACCTTGCCTTCGCTTACGCACTAAATGTTCGCAATACACATCAAGTTCTTCTAGCGTTCCCACAGGTCCTTTAAATAGACGACTAAAATCACTCGTGAGTTTTATCCAGTTTTCTTGAGGAATATTTAACCTTTCAAGTAGTTGCATGATAAAGAGATGGGACAGGCATAACTTTATCTTGCTTGAAATAACGGGTGTAGATACGGCTGTGAGCTTCCAAAACAGGGATGTTTTGGCAGAGCCCACACGGAAGTGCTTGCGGCGTCTCGCAGAAGTGTCTGGACATACCCCGCTGGAGGCGATAAATAAAAGTGAAGGTACGACCTTCAACATTCTACCCAAAGCCAGAAAGTCGGGACAGCCATATCTTTTGTTCTAACCACAAGGATATGTTAAAAATATTATGGGTGATGAGATGGACGCTCCCTAATTCGGCGTCAATGCGCCAAACTGATGTTGACCATTCAGTTACATTAAGGAGCGTCCACTATGAAAGTTACCACTATTGCTATCGATCTTGCAAAGAATGTATTTCAAGTACTTGGAATGACTGCAGATGCCAAGAAAGTCTATAAGATAAAGAGATGGTAAAGAGATGGGACAGGCATAACTTTATCTTGCTTGAAATAACGGGTGTAGATACGGCTGTGAGCTTCCAAAACAGGGATGTTTTGGCAGAGCCCACACGGAAGTGCTTGCGGCGTCTCGCAGAAGTGTCTGGACATACCCCGCTGGAGGCGATAAATAAAAGTGAAGGTACGACCTTCAACATTCTACCCAAAGCCAGAAAGTCGGGACAGCCATATCTTTTGTTCTAACCACAAGGATATGTTAAAAATATTATGGGTGATGAGATGGACGCTCCCTAATTCGGCGTCAATGCGCCAAACTGATGTTGACCATTCAGTTACATTAAGGAGCGTCCACTATGAAAGTTACCACTATTGCTATCGATCTTGCAAAGAATGTATTTCAAGTACTTGGAATGACTGCAGATGCCAAGAAAGTCTATAACAAACGGCTGAACAGAAATCAGCTTAAAGAGCCGTTATGCAACACGCCTGCTTGTACTGTGGTTATGGAGGCCTGTTATTCATCCCACTATTTGGGGGCGTGTCGGTTTACAATTTGGCCATAACGTTAAGTTGATACCCGCTCAACATGTTACCCCATTTGTTCGCTGCAATAAAAATGACAGTAACGATGCATTAGCTATCTTTGAAGCAAAAAGTTATGCCTGTCCTATCTCTTTCTCCCATCTCTTTCATAGGACATAAGTATGAACGTCCTAATTGTTTCTTTAATGCTAATGCATAAGTAGACATTAAGGTATTTAAAAGTAGTCCATATTGTCAATCATTAAATTTCACGTATAATTAAGTAGGCGTAAAGGTATTTAAAAGCAAGCTTTGGTGTATATATGAATGTCAGCATGGCACTTAACAAGTTACAGAATTTCGATGCGAAAGGGTTCTACGTGTTTACCAAACGTGATCTTCGAAGGTTGTTCTTTGATGATACAGATACTGCCTTTAAGCAAGGCGTTGCACGGCTGGTTAAAAGACGTTTATTAGAACAGGCTACAAAGGGTATCTATGTATATGCTTTGAGCAAGAACAAAGGCGATCGAACAATTGAAAAGATCGCTGGGGCACTGAGAAAGTATGAATACAATTACATTTCACTGGAATCTGCTCTTTCAGAATATGGTGTTATTTCTCAGATCCCTATCGATAGAATTACAGTGATGACGACAGGAAGAAAAGGAACGTTCAAGACCAGTTATGGTGTTATCGAGTTTACCCATACCAAGCGTTCGCGAATTGATATTATTGAGAACACTGTCAAAATGGTGTACCCGTTGAGGATGGCTAAAAAGGCAACGGCATATCGCGATTTAAAGCGTGTAGGTAGAAACACAGAAATGGTGGATAGGAGAGCACTTGATGAGTGAAGATTTTGGAGAATTAGTGAAAAAAGCAATGGCACAGGATGGTGTCGGGAAAATGCAGCCTGTAGTAGAAAAAGAACTGCTTCACTACGATATTCTGTTTTGCTTGGAAAAAGAAGGACTGTTGGATAATTTAGTGTTTCAGGGCGGGACATCGCTAAGGCTTTGTAGAGGAGGGAGTCGATTCAGTGAAGATTTAGATTTTGCTGGTGATGTAGATTTTTCATCTGAAAAGCTTCAAGCAATCAAAGCTTGTATTGAAAACTATATTGGAGAGCGCTATGGGCTCGAAGTGACAGTAAAAGAGCCATCGACACTAAAAAAACTATCCGAATACGCAGAGCTAAAAGTCGATAAATGGCAGGTTGCAGTAATAACCTCACCCAAACGAAAAGATTTGCCAAAGCAAAAGATAAAACTGGAAGTTGCGAACGTACCAGCACATAAGCCAGAGCCCGTCGCTTTAAACATAAATTATGACTTTTTGCCTGATAGCTATGCACAGACGATTATAATTGCTGAAAGTATCACTGAAGTCCTAGCAGATAAAATCATTTCTCTTCCTGCCACTCAAAACTACGTACGTTATCGTGATGTATGGGATTTAGTCTGGCTTATTCAGCAAGGGGCAAAGTTAGATATTGAGCTTGTTAAACAGAAGATTAAGGATTACCGTATTGAAGATTTCGAAGCAATGCTAACTTCTTTGCTTGAAAGGCTGCCTGAAATTGTAAACAGTGATGATTTCAAACAGCAAATGGAGCGATTCTTACCCTCTAATGTTGTAGGTCGCACATTGGCAGAGGAAAAGTTTGTTCAATACTTGGAGATAACATTAACTAAGCTTTTCTCTGATGTGACTGAAGAACTACATGGTGGCAAGTCAAATGAAAATCATGAGTTTAAGATGTAGCAAGGGCTCTGGGTAACCAATAAAGGTAACCTTAAATTCAATTGTAAACCATGATCATTATCGATGTTTTACACAAATATCAGCTTATCACTAACAGGTTTCAGTTAATCATTCCTGCTGACAATTGGCTCAAAATCACCACAGAGTTTGGGCAGCTATTTCATGGCCCAGTAGAGATGAAGAGATAAGAGATGGGACAGGCATAACTTCTAGATTATGTAAAAACCTTTCAGATTAGCTTTTCTAAAGAAAAAACCTTATTCAGCTTGATTGCCTTTAAACCTGCGAAACTAATAAAGGGGCAAAATGAGTTCCCCACTAAACCAAATCGAAGAGACACGCTTGCTTGAAATAACGGGTGTAGATACGGCTGTGAGCTTCCAAAACAAGGCCGGAAATGTTCCTTACATTTCTAGGCATTTCCCACATCCTTGTGGGTCAGACGTTTTGGCAGAGCTCACTGGCCTATTCAGTTCCATACTGAATTAGGCATTTCCACCGTCCGTGGCGGTCAGATGTGCTTGCGGCGACCTACACATACGTCGTTCTATAACATTCTGTTACCACGACATTGGTGTGTCCTACACGGCACCCGCTGAGCAAGTGATAGATGACCATGAAGGTTCGAGCTTAAACCACTTACCATATCCCAATATAACCTAGACCCAACAACACTAAATGTGATCAGCCTTCATTCGAAGGCTGTGGTAAATCCCAGACACAAAAAAGCCTACACAATGTAGGCTTTTTTGTTTTAATTGGTGGCCCCTCACAGACTCGAACTGTGGACCTGACGATTATGAGTCGTATGCTCTAACCAACTGAGCTAAGGGGCCTACTTAAGGAAGTCGTCACTACCGAAAGCGAACAGAAGTATACGAGGTTTAAATCCCATTGTCACCTGTGATTTGATAAGAAATGGCCACTTTGAATTCAACTGCTTATCTGTTAATCAATCTAGGCGCTTTTAGTCGAATATTACTCAAAAAAAACCTGCTAATTAAGCAGGTTTTTAGGTGATGTGTCATTCAGGCATCATTTAATGACTATTCATCCAGGAAAGATTTTAAGATCTCTGAACGAGAAGGGTGGCGCAGCTTGCGCAGGGCTTTAGCTTCAATCTGACGAATACGTTCACGAGTTACATCAAATTGTTTACCGACTTCTTCAAGGGTATGATCTGTGTTCATGTCAATACCAAAACGCATACGCAGAACTTTAGCTTCACGAGCCGTTAAACCGGCAAGGACTTCATGAGTCGCATTTCTTAAACTTTCGCCTGTTGCTGAGTCTAAAGGAAGCTCCAATGTGGTATCTTCAATGAAATCGCCTAAGTGTGAATCTTCATCATCACCAATAGGAGTTTCCATTGAGATAGGCTCTTTCGCTATCTTAAGTACCTTACGGATTTTATCTTCAGGCATTAACATACGCTCAGCCAGCTCTTCAGGACTTGGCTCACGACCCATCTCTTGCAGCATTTGACGAGAAATACGATTCAGCTTGTTGATTGTTTCAATCATGTGCACTGGAATACGGATGGTTCTTGCTTGGTCAGCAATAGAGCGAGTAATTGCCTGACGGATCCACCACGTTGCATAGGTTGAGAACTTATAACCACGACGGTATTCAAATTTGTCAACCGCCTTCATTAAGCCGATGTTACCTTCTTGGATTAAATCTAAAAATTGTAAACCACGGTTGGTGTATTTCTTAGCGATAGAGATAACGAGGCGTAAGTTCGCTTCAACCATTTCTTTTTTCGCTCGGCGAGCTTTAGCTTCACCGATGGACATGCGTCGATTGATGTCTTTGATTGATGCGATAGCAAGTCCAGTTTCGGCTTCAATGGCATCCAATTTTGCTCGACAACGGCGCACATCATGTTCGACCATTTGTAAACCTTCGACATAAGGTTTCTTAGAGGCAAGTTCTTCGTTAAACCATTCAATGCTACTTTCGTTACTGGTATAACCTTTAACGAAATTTTTCTTTGGCATTTTTGCTTGTTCAACACACAGCTTCATGATGAGACGTTCTTGAACACGTACTTTATCCATCATAGCGCGCATGTTTTTGACTAAGCGATCGAACTGCTTAGGCATAAGACGAAACTCTTTAAAGAGCTCACCAATTTCAAACAGTGCTAGGGTAGACTCTGGATGACCACGACCTTTAAGTGCGATAATTCTCAGTGTATTTTCGTGTACTTCTCTTAACTGAGTGAAACGCTCTTTGGCTTCTTCAGGATCAGGACCTTTTGGGCCTTCCTCTTCGTCATCTGCATCTACATCAGTTTCACTATCTTCATCATCTAATTCTTCTTCAGATAGCTCAGAACCTATATGAGTCGCAGTTGGTGCAACATCTTCAGCATTTGGGTCGACAAAACCTGAAATGATGTCAGATAGGCGGACTTCTTCGGCTTCGT is a window of Shewanella sp. VB17 DNA encoding:
- a CDS encoding nucleotidyl transferase AbiEii/AbiGii toxin family protein, with product MSEDFGELVKKAMAQDGVGKMQPVVEKELLHYDILFCLEKEGLLDNLVFQGGTSLRLCRGGSRFSEDLDFAGDVDFSSEKLQAIKACIENYIGERYGLEVTVKEPSTLKKLSEYAELKVDKWQVAVITSPKRKDLPKQKIKLEVANVPAHKPEPVALNINYDFLPDSYAQTIIIAESITEVLADKIISLPATQNYVRYRDVWDLVWLIQQGAKLDIELVKQKIKDYRIEDFEAMLTSLLERLPEIVNSDDFKQQMERFLPSNVVGRTLAEEKFVQYLEITLTKLFSDVTEELHGGKSNENHEFKM
- the abiEi gene encoding type IV toxin-antitoxin system AbiEi family antitoxin codes for the protein MNVSMALNKLQNFDAKGFYVFTKRDLRRLFFDDTDTAFKQGVARLVKRRLLEQATKGIYVYALSKNKGDRTIEKIAGALRKYEYNYISLESALSEYGVISQIPIDRITVMTTGRKGTFKTSYGVIEFTHTKRSRIDIIENTVKMVYPLRMAKKATAYRDLKRVGRNTEMVDRRALDE
- the rpoD gene encoding RNA polymerase sigma factor RpoD, which gives rise to MEHTPQSQLKLLLAKGKEQGYLTYAEVNDHLPADMVDAEQIEDIVQMINDMGIRVYEQAPDADDIMMSEDSTDDDAAEEAAAALATVEAELGRTTDPVRMYMREMGTVELLTREGEIVIAKRIEEGINTVQASVAEYPQAIAMILEQFDRYEAEEVRLSDIISGFVDPNAEDVAPTATHIGSELSEEELDDEDSETDVDADDEEEGPKGPDPEEAKERFTQLREVHENTLRIIALKGRGHPESTLALFEIGELFKEFRLMPKQFDRLVKNMRAMMDKVRVQERLIMKLCVEQAKMPKKNFVKGYTSNESSIEWFNEELASKKPYVEGLQMVEHDVRRCRAKLDAIEAETGLAIASIKDINRRMSIGEAKARRAKKEMVEANLRLVISIAKKYTNRGLQFLDLIQEGNIGLMKAVDKFEYRRGYKFSTYATWWIRQAITRSIADQARTIRIPVHMIETINKLNRISRQMLQEMGREPSPEELAERMLMPEDKIRKVLKIAKEPISMETPIGDDEDSHLGDFIEDTTLELPLDSATGESLRNATHEVLAGLTAREAKVLRMRFGIDMNTDHTLEEVGKQFDVTRERIRQIEAKALRKLRHPSRSEILKSFLDE